The sequence TTGTAGTCGGTGTGCTCGCCGATCAGGTTGACCCGGCCCGGCGCCGCCCACACCCCCTCCGGCTCGGCTCCGTACAGCTCGGCGAAGCGCTCCCGGACCTGCTGTGCCCCCACTAGTGCTCCTTTGCGATGTGCCGCGTGAACTCCCACGCGTCCGCGACGATCCCGGCGAGGTCCGCGCGGGAGGGGTTCCAGCCCAGCTTCTCGCGGGCCGCGTCGGCCGAGGCGACCAGCACCGCCGGGTCGCCGCCGCGGCGCGGGGCGACGACCTCGGGGATCGGGTGCCCGGTGACCGAGCGGGCGGTCTCGATGACCTCGCGGACGGAGAAGCCGCTGCCGTTGCCGAGGTTGCAGATCAGGTGCTCGCCGGGCCGCGCGGCCGTCAGGGCGAGCAGGTGGGCCTCGGCCAGGTCCGCGACGTGGATGTAGTCGCGGATGCAGGTGCCGTCCGGCGTCGGGTAGTCGTCGCCGTAGACGGAGATCGCCTCGCGGCGGCCCTGGGCGACCTGGAGGACCAGCGGGATCAGGTGCGACTCGGGGTCGTGGCGCTCGCCGTGCACGCCGTACGCGCCGGCCACGTTGAAGTAGCGCAGGGAGACCGCGGCCAGGCCGTGGGCGATCGCCTCGCTGGTGATCATGTGGTCGACGGCGAGCTTGGAGGCGCCGTAGGGGCTGGTGGGCTTCGTCGGGGCGGTCTCCAGGATCGGGACCTGCTCCGGCTCGCCGTAGGTGGCGGCCGTGGAGGAGAAGACCAGCCTCCGCACGCCCGCCTCGCGCATCGCGCCGAGCAGGGCCATGGTGCCGGCCACGTTGTTGTCCCAGTACTTCTCCGGCTTCACCACCGACTCGCCGACCTGCGAGGACGCGGCGAAGTGCAGCACGCCGTCGTAGGAGGAGTCGAGCCACTTGGCGGCGTCGCGGATGTCGCCCTCGATGAACGCGGCCCCGGTGGGAACGCCCTCGCGGAAGCCGGTGGAGAGGTTGTCGAGGACGGTGACCTCGTGGCCGGCCTCCAGCAGGTGCTGGGCCACGACACTGCCGACATAACCCGCGCCACCCGTCACCAGGTACTTCATGAACTCGCTACCTCTCGCAGTCGCTCGGCCGCGCGCTCCGGCGGCACATCGTTGATGAACACGCTCATGCCGGACTCGGAACCCGCGAGAAACTTCAGCTTGCCGGAAGTGCGGCGGATGGTGAAAAGCTCGAGGTGGAGCGCGAAATCGTCCCGCGTCACACCGTCGAACTCCTCCAGCGCGCCGAACGGAGCCTGGTGCCAGGCCGCGATGTAGGGCGTCGGAGGTTCACCCTCGCCGAAGATACGGTCGAAGCGCCTCAAGAGTTCCAGATAGATCTGGGGGAATTCTGTGCGTGCCGCCTCGTCGAGCGCCAGCAGATCGGGGACGCGGCGCTTCGGGTACAGGTGGACCTCGTAGGGCCAGTGCGCCGCGTAGGGCACGAAGGCCGCCCAGTGTTCACCCACAAGGACGACCCGGTCCCCGGCGAGTTCCCGCTCCAGGACGGCGTCGAACAGGTTCTCGCCGTCCGTCGCCTCCTTGTGGGCGGCGACCGAGCGGAGCGTCAGGGCGGTGCGGGGGGTGGTGAAGGGGTAGCCGTAGATCTGACCGTGCGGATGACCGAGGGTCACGCCGATCTCCTCACCCCGGTTCTCGAAACAGAACACCTGCTCGACGGCGGGCAGGTGCGACAGCTCCGAGGTCCGGTCCGTCCACGCGTCCAGCACGAGGCGCGCCTGCTCCTCGGTGAGGTCGGCGAAGGACGCGTCGTGGTCGGAGGTGAAGCAGACGACCTCGCAGCGCCCGGAGTCGCCGGCGAGGGAGGGGAAGCGGTTCTCGAAGACGACGACGTCGTACGAGGAGTCCGGGATCTCGCTCAGCCGCTCGCCCCGCGTCGGGCACAGGGGGCACTCGTCGGCAGGCGGGTGGTAGGTGCGGGCCTGACGATGGGAGGCGATGGCGACCGAGTCGCCGAGCAGCACATCGCGGCGGATCTCGGACGTGGTGACCGTACGGTCCAGCGGGCGGCGGTCG is a genomic window of Streptomyces griseochromogenes containing:
- the galE gene encoding UDP-glucose 4-epimerase GalE, with protein sequence MKYLVTGGAGYVGSVVAQHLLEAGHEVTVLDNLSTGFREGVPTGAAFIEGDIRDAAKWLDSSYDGVLHFAASSQVGESVVKPEKYWDNNVAGTMALLGAMREAGVRRLVFSSTAATYGEPEQVPILETAPTKPTSPYGASKLAVDHMITSEAIAHGLAAVSLRYFNVAGAYGVHGERHDPESHLIPLVLQVAQGRREAISVYGDDYPTPDGTCIRDYIHVADLAEAHLLALTAARPGEHLICNLGNGSGFSVREVIETARSVTGHPIPEVVAPRRGGDPAVLVASADAAREKLGWNPSRADLAGIVADAWEFTRHIAKEH
- the galT gene encoding galactose-1-phosphate uridylyltransferase, whose protein sequence is MKKTSTRLADGRELIYYDLRDDTVRDALDRRPLDRTVTTSEIRRDVLLGDSVAIASHRQARTYHPPADECPLCPTRGERLSEIPDSSYDVVVFENRFPSLAGDSGRCEVVCFTSDHDASFADLTEEQARLVLDAWTDRTSELSHLPAVEQVFCFENRGEEIGVTLGHPHGQIYGYPFTTPRTALTLRSVAAHKEATDGENLFDAVLERELAGDRVVLVGEHWAAFVPYAAHWPYEVHLYPKRRVPDLLALDEAARTEFPQIYLELLRRFDRIFGEGEPPTPYIAAWHQAPFGALEEFDGVTRDDFALHLELFTIRRTSGKLKFLAGSESGMSVFINDVPPERAAERLREVASS